One genomic region from Thermodesulfobacteriota bacterium encodes:
- a CDS encoding efflux RND transporter periplasmic adaptor subunit, translated as MKKVRVVFVLAAGIAIALAAIILYSNNKEDGKFIKLSGNIEATEVAISFKIPGRLIERRFDEGQWVEKGEVIARLDDADLKHQVNLARANLAAAQARLKELLAGSRVQEIRQAGAALKQAEAEMQNKEQDLNRVLPLYEAGIASKKTRDDAATAYKIAQEAYQRAGENYALVKEGPRKEDIEAARAQAASVEASLKLAETNLSYAAVYAPIPGVVLSKAAEPGEVLSSGRPVLTLGDIDHVWLRAYIDEKDLGKVKWGQEALVTTDSYPARVYKGRVSFISSQAEFTPKTVQTEKERVTLVYRIKVDMDNKARELKPGMIADCRIKAGP; from the coding sequence ATGAAAAAAGTCCGTGTTGTTTTTGTTCTGGCAGCCGGGATTGCTATCGCCCTGGCCGCCATTATTCTGTACTCCAATAACAAAGAAGACGGGAAATTCATCAAGCTCTCCGGCAACATAGAGGCTACAGAGGTGGCCATAAGCTTCAAGATTCCGGGAAGGCTCATAGAGAGGAGGTTTGATGAGGGTCAATGGGTCGAAAAAGGTGAGGTCATAGCCCGCCTGGATGACGCTGACCTTAAACATCAGGTGAATTTGGCCAGAGCCAATTTGGCCGCGGCTCAGGCCAGGTTAAAGGAGCTGCTGGCAGGTTCGAGGGTGCAGGAAATCAGGCAGGCCGGTGCCGCATTGAAGCAGGCCGAGGCCGAGATGCAAAACAAAGAGCAGGATTTAAACCGGGTGTTGCCACTGTACGAAGCCGGGATTGCATCTAAAAAGACACGGGATGACGCAGCGACGGCCTATAAAATAGCTCAGGAGGCCTATCAACGGGCTGGAGAAAACTACGCATTGGTAAAAGAGGGGCCCCGTAAGGAGGACATAGAGGCCGCCCGTGCCCAGGCAGCATCGGTGGAGGCCTCTTTGAAACTTGCCGAGACCAACTTAAGTTATGCCGCTGTGTATGCCCCCATCCCAGGGGTAGTGCTTTCCAAGGCGGCGGAGCCGGGCGAAGTCTTATCTTCAGGCAGGCCTGTTCTTACGCTCGGAGACATAGACCATGTCTGGCTCCGGGCCTATATTGATGAAAAAGACCTGGGTAAGGTGAAATGGGGGCAAGAGGCCCTGGTGACTACAGATTCTTATCCCGCAAGGGTCTATAAGGGCAGGGTATCTTTTATCTCATCTCAGGCCGAATTCACTCCCAAGACTGTCCAGACAGAGAAAGAGCGGGTAACGCTTGTTTACCGGATTAAAGTAGATATGGACAACAAGGCCCGGGAACTAAAACCCGGCATGATTGCAGATTGCCGGATAAAAGCAGGGCCTTAA
- the radC gene encoding DNA repair protein RadC produces the protein MSKRIIDIPEQDRPREKLLRKGAAALSDQELLAVLLGKGTPGMDVMKLAGKLARIIDEKGLNVRAEDLIEYEGVGVAKATLILAAIEFTRRRIKPEGAKIETPAGLLPHVRHYADRKQEHFLCASINGANEILNIRVVSIGLIDRTPVHPREVFADALSDRASAIIVAHNHPTGSLEPSASDVEITNQLKAAGSVVGIALLDHIIFNRSGYFSFLESGRL, from the coding sequence GTGAGCAAGCGCATCATCGACATCCCCGAACAGGATCGCCCGCGTGAGAAACTCCTTCGCAAGGGGGCAGCAGCCCTGAGTGACCAGGAATTGCTCGCTGTGCTGCTTGGCAAAGGCACGCCGGGTATGGATGTGATGAAGCTGGCGGGCAAACTTGCGAGGATCATCGACGAGAAGGGTCTGAACGTCCGTGCCGAGGATCTCATCGAGTACGAGGGTGTGGGTGTCGCAAAGGCAACGCTGATACTCGCGGCCATCGAGTTCACCCGACGGCGCATCAAGCCGGAGGGAGCGAAGATCGAGACCCCGGCCGGCCTGCTGCCCCATGTGCGGCACTACGCGGACCGCAAACAAGAGCACTTCCTGTGCGCCAGCATTAATGGGGCAAACGAGATTCTGAACATACGGGTCGTATCCATTGGGCTGATTGACCGGACGCCGGTTCATCCGCGCGAAGTGTTCGCGGACGCGCTGTCGGATCGTGCTTCGGCGATCATAGTTGCCCACAATCACCCCACGGGCAGCTTGGAGCCATCAGCATCCGACGTTGAGATCACCAATCAGCTCAAGGCCGCAGGCTCCGTCGTCGGTATTGCGCTGCTGGACCACATCATATTCAACCGGAGCGGGTACTTCAGTTTTCTGGAATCGGGACGCCTGTAG
- a CDS encoding restriction endonuclease subunit S, which yields MNHLTGDWKVDRLKDVALINGVSLPANTDPDYEFDYLEISNVNYYGVIDSDAIERLRYEDAPSRARRRVGKNSTIMSSVRPNLQAVAFLDGRSDLVCSTGFNVVQAHEKTLHPKFVYYTLVSEGCRQYFEATAKGVGYPAVDDKDFGSFPIPLPPLPEQERIAAFLDASCVALDAAVAAKRRQISVLDDLQSVMIAKAVTRGLGESVKLKDSGVLELGQIPAHWRRTKLRYEISVRSGDFASDKLEDDGEYPVIGGNGEMGRAAGYNVDGEIVVVGRVGAYCGNAHYVKGRAWVSDNALIVESNHDKRFLTHLIRVLDFNNTAKKTAQPLVTGTQIKNTYVGMPQLTEQEKIVAFIENRTVLFASLRETLSSQIAILTAYRKSLIHECVTGQRRISEADVARIKLSEKTGQLNLEPSENIGRLKPAGGDDRTAFDDHTKAGRRPRP from the coding sequence ATGAACCACCTAACCGGCGATTGGAAGGTTGATCGGTTGAAGGATGTGGCGCTGATTAACGGAGTCTCGCTACCCGCAAACACGGACCCAGACTACGAGTTCGATTACCTTGAAATATCGAATGTCAACTACTACGGAGTCATTGACTCTGACGCTATCGAACGGTTACGTTACGAAGATGCTCCATCAAGAGCTCGCAGGCGTGTTGGCAAGAACAGCACAATAATGTCATCGGTCAGGCCGAATCTTCAGGCAGTGGCGTTTCTCGACGGTCGAAGCGACTTAGTGTGTTCAACCGGATTCAATGTCGTGCAGGCACACGAGAAGACGCTCCATCCGAAATTCGTTTATTATACGCTCGTCTCAGAAGGATGTCGGCAGTACTTCGAGGCAACAGCCAAGGGCGTCGGCTATCCGGCGGTAGATGACAAGGACTTCGGTTCGTTTCCGATACCGCTGCCTCCGCTCCCGGAGCAAGAGCGGATTGCCGCGTTTCTGGATGCGAGTTGCGTGGCGCTTGACGCGGCAGTAGCGGCCAAGCGCCGGCAGATAAGCGTTCTTGATGACTTGCAGAGCGTCATGATCGCCAAGGCGGTTACCCGTGGCCTGGGCGAATCAGTCAAGTTGAAGGACTCGGGCGTTCTTGAACTCGGGCAAATCCCCGCTCACTGGCGACGAACGAAGCTACGCTACGAGATCTCTGTTCGCAGCGGCGATTTTGCGTCAGACAAGCTTGAAGACGACGGCGAGTATCCCGTTATTGGCGGAAATGGGGAAATGGGGCGGGCAGCCGGATACAACGTCGACGGGGAGATCGTAGTGGTGGGGCGCGTTGGTGCGTACTGCGGCAACGCGCACTATGTGAAAGGCCGTGCGTGGGTAAGCGACAACGCGCTGATCGTGGAGTCGAACCACGACAAACGCTTTCTCACCCATCTGATCCGCGTGCTCGACTTCAATAACACGGCCAAGAAGACCGCCCAGCCCTTGGTTACTGGCACGCAGATCAAGAACACTTACGTGGGCATGCCCCAGTTGACGGAGCAAGAGAAGATTGTCGCTTTCATCGAGAATAGGACGGTACTGTTTGCTTCGCTGCGGGAGACACTTTCGAGCCAGATTGCAATCCTGACCGCCTACCGCAAGTCTCTGATCCACGAATGCGTTACCGGGCAGCGGCGAATTTCCGAGGCGGATGTTGCACGCATCAAGCTGTCCGAAAAGACCGGACAACTGAACCTGGAACCGTCCGAGAATATCGGACGGTTGAAACCGGCTGGTGGGGACGACCGGACAGCTTTTGACGATCACACCAAAGCGGGCCGGAGGCCCCGGCCATGA
- a CDS encoding peptide chain release factor-like protein, giving the protein MPAFAISEEKNKWLTETMEALGIQEKDIEEKFIRSSGKGGQKVNKTSTCVYLKHLPTGIEVKCMKDRSQSINRFLARRELAERIAALSGQVTGRGLAQERIRKQKARKRKRTKSKYGINPESS; this is encoded by the coding sequence ATGCCTGCTTTCGCTATAAGTGAAGAGAAGAATAAGTGGCTAACGGAGACTATGGAGGCCCTCGGTATCCAGGAAAAGGATATCGAGGAGAAATTCATCCGGTCATCAGGAAAAGGCGGGCAAAAGGTGAACAAGACCTCCACCTGTGTCTATTTGAAACACCTGCCTACCGGAATAGAGGTAAAATGCATGAAGGACCGGAGCCAGTCTATTAACCGGTTCCTGGCCCGGCGTGAGCTTGCAGAGCGGATCGCGGCGCTATCAGGCCAAGTGACCGGCCGCGGCCTTGCGCAGGAGAGAATAAGGAAGCAAAAGGCAAGGAAGAGAAAAAGAACAAAAAGTAAGTACGGCATCAATCCTGAGTCCTCATGA
- a CDS encoding endonuclease MutS2: MISREALQILEFDKILDTIFGFSHSDASRQAVLDISPLSNRGDIEERFGQVKEIRGLAQAGTPLRLSHFQDISQALEQARLEGAVLDPGELIAFVPVLRIISEISAQIAEEGPLPGLASLAGHLTGFPDILAAIGRSIDGEGNILDSASPTLSHLRSRIRGMEAKIRKRLEEAVKDRSVTPFLQDDFITQRAGRWVIPVRMDAKGQVPGVVHDVSRSGETAFTEPLEIIGIANELENLVAEAKAEEIRILKVICKMIREEADEIKAQYKTIVYLDVLDSIARFADYLQMETPRITGSSEIKLVRARHPLLMLSQKERGIEEVVPLDLSLDGDHTVMVITGPNAGGKTVAIKTLGLLLLMALSGIPVPADSSSTLPQVSRLLVDIGDEQSIESSLSTFSAHVSHIAEILKEADAKTVILLDEMGTGTDPVEGAAISCAVLKELKGKGALVFATTHLMDIVGFVHRTAGMVNASMEFDHATLSPLYRLKVGEPGQSHALEIARRYGLPAHVLDFAKNVLGNVNVEFHKLLTELKEKRAAHEEGLNELQRQRAEAKEKEKLLNERLTEAEKLKAEIMEKAYREAKDIISETKRQIYAVLEEAKKQKKGREAVKRVVRIQQEVEEKLREFDKEPSLSIGEIKEGDTVFIRSVGYDATVMRVDRSHNRVRVKAGKMEWEVPVSDIVAEKGKVPEVRAASDKKAGTLETVPDMLNLIGLRVDEALSGLEPFLNHASLAERREVTIIHGLGTGILRKAVREYLTGHPLVEQFRSGELSEGGDGVTIAMLR; the protein is encoded by the coding sequence ATGATAAGCAGAGAAGCGCTTCAGATCCTGGAATTCGACAAAATCCTGGATACAATTTTCGGCTTTTCCCATAGTGATGCCTCGCGGCAGGCTGTTTTGGATATTTCCCCACTAAGTAACCGGGGCGATATAGAAGAAAGATTCGGGCAGGTCAAGGAGATTCGGGGGCTGGCCCAGGCAGGTACTCCACTCAGGTTATCTCATTTTCAGGACATATCCCAGGCCCTTGAACAGGCAAGGCTTGAGGGCGCTGTCCTTGATCCCGGCGAACTTATAGCCTTTGTGCCTGTTCTGCGGATAATTTCTGAGATATCCGCGCAGATTGCAGAGGAAGGTCCCCTTCCCGGGCTGGCTAGCCTAGCCGGCCATTTAACCGGATTCCCCGATATACTCGCCGCTATCGGGAGGTCTATCGATGGCGAAGGGAATATCCTGGACAGCGCGAGCCCGACCCTTTCTCATCTGCGAAGCCGAATAAGAGGCATGGAGGCAAAGATAAGAAAGAGATTGGAGGAGGCAGTAAAGGACCGGAGTGTGACCCCCTTTTTACAAGATGACTTTATTACTCAGAGGGCCGGCCGGTGGGTTATCCCGGTGAGAATGGATGCCAAAGGTCAGGTGCCGGGCGTGGTCCATGATGTCTCAAGATCAGGCGAGACGGCCTTTACAGAGCCATTAGAGATAATCGGAATTGCCAACGAGCTGGAGAATCTTGTCGCCGAGGCCAAGGCAGAAGAAATTCGCATCTTAAAAGTTATCTGCAAGATGATAAGAGAAGAAGCGGACGAAATTAAGGCGCAGTACAAGACCATCGTTTATCTCGATGTCCTGGATAGTATCGCCCGGTTTGCTGATTACCTGCAAATGGAAACGCCCCGGATAACCGGTTCATCTGAAATTAAACTGGTGAGGGCAAGACACCCGCTCCTTATGCTGTCACAGAAAGAAAGAGGCATAGAGGAGGTGGTGCCCCTTGATCTCAGCCTCGATGGCGATCATACCGTGATGGTCATAACCGGCCCCAATGCCGGAGGCAAGACCGTCGCCATCAAGACGCTGGGGCTGCTCCTCCTCATGGCCTTATCCGGCATTCCTGTGCCGGCTGATTCCTCATCCACCCTTCCCCAGGTCAGCCGGCTACTCGTTGATATAGGAGATGAACAATCCATAGAAAGCAGCCTGTCCACCTTTTCCGCTCATGTCTCTCATATCGCAGAGATACTCAAAGAGGCCGATGCAAAGACGGTCATCTTGTTAGATGAGATGGGCACCGGGACGGACCCGGTGGAGGGAGCGGCTATTTCCTGTGCTGTTTTAAAAGAGCTAAAAGGCAAAGGCGCCCTTGTTTTCGCTACTACACACCTCATGGACATAGTGGGTTTTGTCCATAGGACAGCGGGGATGGTAAATGCCTCTATGGAATTCGATCACGCCACGCTGAGTCCTTTATACAGGTTGAAGGTGGGAGAGCCAGGTCAGTCCCATGCCCTCGAGATAGCCAGGAGATATGGTCTCCCCGCGCACGTCCTTGATTTCGCGAAAAATGTGCTGGGCAATGTGAACGTGGAATTCCACAAGCTTCTTACAGAGTTGAAGGAGAAAAGGGCCGCGCATGAAGAGGGACTTAATGAGCTACAGCGGCAAAGGGCAGAGGCTAAAGAAAAAGAGAAGCTTTTAAATGAAAGACTGACCGAGGCAGAAAAGCTAAAGGCAGAGATAATGGAAAAGGCATACCGGGAGGCCAAAGATATTATTTCGGAGACAAAGAGGCAGATCTATGCCGTCCTGGAAGAGGCGAAAAAGCAGAAGAAGGGCCGCGAGGCCGTGAAGAGGGTTGTAAGGATACAGCAGGAGGTCGAAGAGAAGCTGCGGGAATTCGATAAAGAGCCTTCCTTATCGATCGGTGAGATAAAGGAAGGAGACACCGTATTTATCAGGTCCGTGGGCTATGATGCCACGGTGATGAGAGTTGACCGAAGTCATAACCGGGTGCGGGTGAAGGCCGGAAAGATGGAATGGGAGGTACCGGTTTCGGACATTGTCGCTGAAAAAGGAAAGGTCCCGGAAGTAAGGGCTGCTTCTGATAAAAAAGCAGGAACACTAGAGACGGTTCCAGATATGTTGAACTTGATCGGTTTGAGGGTTGACGAGGCCCTATCCGGACTGGAGCCTTTTCTCAATCATGCTTCCCTGGCGGAACGCAGAGAGGTAACCATTATTCATGGACTGGGGACAGGTATACTGCGGAAAGCCGTGCGTGAATATCTCACCGGTCATCCCCTGGTTGAGCAATTCAGGAGTGGGGAGTTGTCCGAGGGAGGGGATGGGGTGACGATAGCGATGCTGAGGTGA
- a CDS encoding potassium channel family protein, translating into MNHIRFRLRIFLILLLGIVLLGTAGFMAIEGLSLPDAFYFTMVTITTVGYGDIHPATQTGKMLTILLIVMGVGTFLGVVANATELLLNKREKQVRMEKLNMVIGLFFSEVGTGLLASFSRSDPNLEILQRELIIRSDWSDRDFFGLEKRVEKYDYMVDITKTDLEGLRGFLEAKSVLLLRLLENPVLLEHEIFTELLRAVFHLKEELASRKDLSRLPDTDYAHLAGDIKRAYSLLGRQWVYYMKHLKTNYPYLFSLAMRTNPFDKDASPIVR; encoded by the coding sequence ATGAACCACATAAGATTTCGATTACGCATATTTCTTATCCTTCTATTGGGCATTGTGCTGTTGGGAACCGCCGGCTTCATGGCCATTGAGGGGCTTTCTCTGCCAGATGCCTTTTACTTCACAATGGTCACGATAACCACGGTGGGTTATGGAGATATCCACCCCGCCACGCAGACAGGCAAGATGCTGACCATCCTTCTCATTGTAATGGGCGTTGGAACATTCCTCGGAGTAGTGGCAAACGCCACGGAGTTGTTGCTGAACAAGCGGGAAAAACAGGTCAGAATGGAAAAGTTGAACATGGTGATCGGACTGTTTTTCAGCGAGGTCGGAACCGGCCTGCTGGCTTCTTTTTCCCGGTCCGATCCCAACCTGGAAATCCTGCAAAGGGAGCTTATCATAAGGAGCGATTGGTCTGACAGGGACTTCTTCGGCCTCGAAAAGCGCGTTGAGAAATACGACTATATGGTTGATATCACAAAAACGGACCTGGAAGGTTTGCGGGGTTTCCTCGAAGCAAAAAGCGTTCTTCTGCTGCGATTGCTGGAAAATCCGGTGCTGTTGGAACATGAGATATTCACTGAACTCCTCAGGGCCGTCTTCCATTTGAAAGAAGAGTTGGCAAGCCGAAAGGACCTGAGCCGGTTACCGGATACTGACTATGCTCATCTCGCCGGTGACATAAAGAGGGCCTATAGCCTTTTAGGCCGTCAGTGGGTGTACTACATGAAACATCTAAAAACCAACTACCCTTATCTCTTTTCTCTGGCCATGAGAACCAATCCCTTTGACAAAGACGCGTCACCCATAGTGAGATAG
- a CDS encoding Bro-N domain-containing protein translates to MNESGNNPETRVALFQRREIRRTLHNDEWWFVITDIIAALTDSANPSDYWKKMRKRDPDLGKALQGGGQFVPPLALEFATAGGPQKSLCWNTEGIFRLIQSIPSPKAEPFKRWLARVGKERIDEIENPELAMGRMQELYEKKGYPKEWIDKRLRGIAVRQDLTDEWKDRGAATRLEFAILTNEIMQGTFDLKVDEYKQVKALERENLRDHMTDIELILTMLAEATTTTLHRDRDSQGMEPLKKDAKDGGAVAGRTRKDIERQIGKPVVSPENFKRLAGKKPKKLKGTGD, encoded by the coding sequence ATGAATGAATCCGGTAATAATCCCGAGACCCGTGTTGCCCTGTTTCAGAGGCGCGAAATCCGCCGCACGCTGCACAACGATGAATGGTGGTTTGTCATCACGGACATCATCGCCGCCCTGACCGATTCCGCCAATCCTTCCGACTATTGGAAGAAGATGCGCAAACGGGATCCGGATTTGGGCAAAGCCCTCCAAGGGGGGGGACAGTTTGTCCCCCCCCTTGCCTTGGAGTTTGCCACGGCCGGAGGGCCTCAGAAAAGCCTGTGCTGGAATACCGAAGGCATCTTCCGCCTGATCCAGTCCATCCCCAGCCCCAAGGCCGAACCGTTCAAGCGCTGGCTGGCCCGCGTCGGCAAAGAGCGCATCGACGAGATTGAGAACCCCGAGCTGGCCATGGGCCGCATGCAGGAACTCTATGAGAAGAAGGGCTATCCGAAAGAGTGGATCGACAAACGGCTGCGAGGCATTGCCGTGCGACAGGACCTCACCGATGAGTGGAAAGACCGCGGCGCCGCGACCCGCCTGGAATTCGCCATCCTGACCAATGAGATCATGCAGGGCACCTTTGATCTCAAAGTCGATGAGTACAAGCAGGTGAAAGCTCTGGAGCGGGAGAACCTGCGCGACCACATGACCGATATCGAGCTCATTCTCACCATGTTGGCCGAAGCGACGACCACCACACTGCACCGGGATCGGGATTCGCAGGGCATGGAACCGCTCAAGAAAGATGCCAAAGACGGCGGCGCGGTCGCAGGCAGGACGCGCAAGGACATCGAACGTCAGATAGGTAAGCCGGTGGTCTCCCCCGAAAACTTCAAGCGGCTGGCCGGCAAGAAGCCCAAGAAGCTCAAAGGTACGGGGGATTGA
- a CDS encoding DEAD/DEAH box helicase family protein: protein MSKRKNAPELTFQQHIAGFLVREHKYGVLEQTDITDTEHFIAEDQLWAFLNATQADTLKKLADDYGTDAREEVFRALRKELGHTPLWMILRHGLNVRGLEFRLYYPKPRSMESAAVKKHGENRITFRPHFYFGQTNQEIDFVFFLNGLPIVALEVKHEKNQNVHDAVAQFAGREHARKIFQHPFLYLAADTSDVMAGSDPRRVENFRWHNTGLTNTPQTANEYPVEFLYREVLSRDQLLEALSFFLIRVPKREAEEGKPERPAFTILPRYHQSRMVRKVADDAVAHFAASGDIGRKYLIHHSAGSGKTLSICWLADRLHSLFKPGTSEKLVDIIFILTDRKSLDTNIREDIEKFTHLKDVVGLARKADDLPRYLKGRKPIIVTTQQKFVWVLEEIEKNPDLKNLRVAFLIDEAHRSQEGRMGVAIRVPFRSSGDPDAEDAADEGKDEEEKIAKIIREHDRNQLFVAFTATPAPATVTLFGAPFDVYTEAEAIAEGYIVDVAASIISYKTLYNLHCPIVPKPDEEQLYPKGVVSKALQNVAFQDDGLIQYKSEVMLRIFEKDVKPLVGGRAKALVVATSRVAGLRYFNIIKEKLRERGADYKVLYAFSDFVHPETNEAISEHAVNELKDGELIEDRFKGDDYRLMIVANKFLTGFDQPLLAGMFLDKPVVDRNAVQTVSRLNRCHEGKKDVVVVDFTNNASAILKAFTKYRKGTPFVPDDPDPELCTRLHAEILAAGVFTQMDAHDFLKLVASGTDAQVQFAVNGLRVRFQAKLTSPEDRKTFVYLLARFAKSFHFLTCFFSYPDEVKEFVAFAEYVGPQLIKQGSVSELMKQIRQTEVVKAAVEYQGEVRSGGGAVKLRPAGGKKGVAPPPKKVSVQDMINEIRTRFNISDEEALYIKQVTELKVADPTIRSTVQAHRADLIYLEGAYRGQVNGEIQDVYNGLARYEELADPKYTDTGGIFDIMAVTVIKTHLMEAA, encoded by the coding sequence GTGTCCAAGCGCAAAAACGCCCCAGAGCTGACCTTTCAGCAGCACATCGCGGGGTTCCTTGTCCGGGAACACAAATATGGGGTGCTCGAGCAGACCGACATCACAGACACCGAGCATTTCATCGCCGAGGACCAGCTCTGGGCCTTTCTCAACGCCACGCAGGCCGATACGCTCAAGAAACTGGCTGATGACTACGGGACCGATGCGCGGGAAGAGGTGTTTCGGGCGCTGCGCAAGGAACTTGGACACACGCCACTCTGGATGATCCTGCGCCATGGCCTGAACGTGCGCGGACTGGAATTCCGCCTCTACTACCCGAAGCCACGTTCAATGGAGAGTGCTGCCGTCAAGAAGCACGGGGAGAACCGCATTACCTTTCGCCCCCACTTCTATTTCGGCCAGACGAACCAGGAAATTGACTTCGTTTTCTTCCTCAATGGCCTGCCGATCGTGGCGCTGGAGGTGAAGCACGAGAAGAACCAGAACGTTCACGACGCCGTGGCGCAGTTCGCCGGTCGCGAACACGCCCGCAAGATCTTCCAGCATCCGTTTCTCTACCTGGCCGCTGACACCAGCGATGTGATGGCCGGAAGCGACCCGCGACGAGTTGAGAACTTCCGGTGGCATAACACCGGGCTAACCAACACCCCACAGACGGCGAACGAGTACCCGGTCGAGTTCCTGTACCGCGAGGTCTTGTCGAGGGACCAATTGCTGGAGGCGTTATCATTTTTCCTGATTCGGGTACCCAAACGGGAGGCGGAGGAGGGAAAGCCGGAACGGCCGGCTTTCACCATCCTTCCCCGGTATCACCAGAGCCGCATGGTGCGGAAGGTAGCCGACGATGCGGTGGCGCATTTCGCTGCGTCTGGCGACATCGGCCGCAAGTACCTCATCCACCATTCGGCAGGCAGCGGCAAGACGCTCTCCATCTGCTGGCTGGCGGACCGCCTGCACAGCCTGTTCAAACCAGGCACCAGCGAGAAGCTGGTGGACATCATCTTCATCTTGACCGACCGCAAGTCGCTCGACACCAACATCCGTGAGGATATCGAGAAGTTCACGCACCTGAAGGACGTGGTAGGCTTGGCCCGCAAGGCCGACGACCTGCCGCGATATCTCAAGGGGCGCAAACCCATCATTGTCACTACCCAGCAGAAGTTTGTCTGGGTGCTGGAGGAGATCGAGAAGAACCCCGATCTGAAGAACCTGCGCGTGGCGTTCCTCATCGACGAGGCACACCGATCACAGGAGGGCCGGATGGGCGTGGCCATTCGCGTGCCCTTCCGCAGTTCCGGGGACCCCGACGCTGAGGATGCGGCGGACGAGGGGAAGGACGAAGAAGAGAAAATCGCCAAGATCATCCGCGAGCATGACCGCAACCAGCTTTTCGTCGCCTTCACCGCCACGCCCGCCCCGGCCACGGTCACCTTGTTCGGTGCGCCGTTCGACGTTTACACCGAGGCTGAAGCCATCGCCGAGGGTTACATCGTGGACGTGGCGGCCAGCATCATCTCCTACAAGACGCTCTACAACCTGCACTGCCCGATCGTCCCCAAGCCGGACGAAGAGCAGCTCTACCCCAAGGGCGTTGTCTCCAAGGCACTGCAGAACGTCGCGTTTCAGGACGACGGTCTGATCCAGTACAAGTCGGAAGTGATGCTCCGCATCTTCGAGAAGGACGTGAAGCCGCTCGTCGGTGGACGCGCCAAGGCGCTGGTTGTTGCCACGTCGAGAGTGGCGGGCCTGCGCTACTTCAACATTATCAAGGAGAAGCTCAGGGAACGCGGGGCGGACTACAAGGTGCTGTACGCCTTCTCAGACTTCGTCCATCCCGAGACCAATGAAGCCATCAGCGAGCATGCCGTCAACGAACTGAAGGACGGTGAGCTGATCGAGGACCGCTTCAAGGGCGACGACTATCGACTGATGATCGTAGCCAACAAGTTCCTGACGGGCTTCGACCAGCCCCTGCTCGCCGGCATGTTTCTCGATAAGCCGGTGGTTGACCGCAACGCGGTGCAGACGGTGTCCCGCCTGAACCGTTGTCATGAAGGCAAGAAGGATGTCGTCGTAGTTGACTTCACCAACAACGCCTCGGCCATCCTTAAGGCGTTCACCAAGTACCGAAAGGGCACGCCCTTTGTGCCCGACGACCCCGACCCGGAGCTCTGCACCAGGCTGCACGCCGAGATCCTCGCGGCCGGAGTCTTCACACAGATGGACGCGCACGACTTCCTGAAGCTTGTGGCATCGGGGACGGACGCCCAGGTGCAATTCGCAGTCAATGGCCTGCGCGTGCGATTCCAGGCGAAGCTCACGTCGCCCGAGGACCGCAAGACCTTCGTATACCTGCTTGCACGGTTTGCAAAGAGCTTCCACTTCCTGACCTGCTTCTTCTCCTATCCCGACGAGGTGAAAGAATTCGTGGCATTCGCCGAGTATGTGGGCCCTCAGCTCATCAAGCAGGGCAGCGTTTCCGAATTGATGAAGCAGATCCGCCAGACCGAGGTCGTTAAGGCGGCTGTCGAATACCAGGGCGAGGTGCGGAGCGGTGGTGGCGCGGTGAAGCTACGGCCGGCCGGCGGCAAGAAGGGTGTGGCCCCGCCCCCGAAGAAGGTCTCCGTGCAGGACATGATCAATGAGATTCGGACCAGGTTCAATATCAGCGATGAGGAGGCGCTCTACATTAAGCAGGTTACTGAGCTGAAGGTGGCCGACCCGACTATCCGCAGCACCGTGCAGGCCCATCGCGCCGACTTAATTTACCTGGAAGGCGCCTACCGGGGTCAGGTGAACGGCGAGATACAAGACGTTTACAACGGGCTGGCTCGCTACGAGGAATTGGCGGACCCTAAGTACACGGACACAGGTGGTATTTTTGACATCATGGCCGTGACAGTGATTAAAACCCATCTGATGGAGGCAGCGTAA